TTATTTAATGTATCTTCATTATCAACTATCCATTACTAAATTATCAATTAACTAACCTTCCTGCTCAACCAATTAGCTAATTTTGTAGGTACATTTTTTTTCACCCAACGCCAAGCGACTATTTTAGCAATGGGTTTAGGTAAACCAATCAATCTTTTAACAATTTTATTGGCGGAAGGCTGTTTAACTTTTTTATTAACTAAATTAATCATACCCACATCATAAAGACATTCGATAATTAATTTAATGGTGGCTTCTTCCTTCAGGGCTAGGTTTTCAATTAGCACTAATAAATCTTTCATCCTTTGCTCTTGAAAACGTTTTTCTTGGGGGTTAACTTCTTCTATCGCCACAATTTTAACGGGTTTATTCTCGTGAGTTAGCATCGTGAAGGTATTGAGGGAATTATTAACAGTTAATTTACACCAAAATGATAATTATATCTAGCCATCAAAAACGGAATTGATATTCGATCGCACTTCGGGTATCATTATCAAAATCAGTAGAACCTCGAATGACAGTACGATCATTGAGACGATAACGAATGTTATAACGGGTAGGTTGTTCTCCTGTTAAGAGAGTGAGAATAGATAAACTAAGATTTTCTCTAACATTAAACCCTAATTCGGCACCTAAACCGAGGCTAGATGTCCTAGTTTCACTGTCTATGATGGGGGTGGGGAAAAGGCGAAACTCTGCCCTATCCAAGATTTCATCAAATTGATTTTGAAAGCTACCAAATAAAGCGGCACCTGCAATATTGGCTAAAGCTAAACCCGTATCTCCATCAGCTATATTGTTAAAGAAACCTCCCCCCAAGAGGGCGATAATTTCTGTTTCTCCCCTAGCGGGAATACTGGTTAACTCCAAACTTTCATTAATATTACTAGCAAAACCATTGATATTTGCTCTTACCCTGATAGTTTCAAGGGTATTAATGGTATTGACTCCCGATATATCCCGAATTTCATTGGCGGCAGTATTATCGGGTAATTGATAGCGATTGGCTTCTGTTACCGAAGTTTCTAGTTGCATATCCAGAAAAGCATTAAAACCATTTTCAGGGGTAAATCTAGCGGTATTGTTATAATTACGATTTAGTCTTAATCTACTGGTAAATAAATTAACACTACCTCCCGTTAAATTAATCACCCCGTCTGGTTGTAAATTATTAATATCTCCATTCAGGCTCAAACTACCTCTAGCATTCAGATTCAAAACGGGTGCTTGGGTAATGGTAATATTATCACTGAAAATCAAATCTAAATTATTGATAGTAGTATTACCAATTAAAGGATTATTACCCGCATCTATGCCATAACCATTACCATTTGGTCCTGCAGAAAGGAACACATCTCCATCAAATAATGTAATATTACCTCCAATCATAGGGGCGATCGCACTGCCGCCGATTTCAATATTACCCCTACCACTACCCTCATAAAGATTAGGCAGACTCAAAGCCAAATTATCAATAGAAGCCGTCAACATATCCCCCTGACTATCCCTAATAAATAAAGGCAACCCTCCTGTAACAGTAATTTCTCCCTCACTAAAATTTCCCGTCAAACTAGGAATAGTAATCTGGTCAAAATCAAAAAGAATATCCCCATTAATATTAGTAATAGGAGTATCAGGAATAAAAGCCACCTCCATCTCCCCATCACTAATAGTTGCCAAACCATCTGCAATAAAATCTACAATCCTATTCTCCGACTGGTTATATCTACCCTGAATATCCAAATCAACTCCACCACTACCCCTCACCAAATTAAATTGATTATTACTAATCACCCTCAACAAACCAAAACCCGACTCCTCAATATTGAGACTCAAACGAAAATCATCCCTAGACGCATCATCCGACTGAGGTAAAAAACGAAAAGGAAAACTACCCAATAACCTCGCCGATTCTTCCTCCCCAGTTAAATTGCTGGTAGCCAAAAAATCAATGCGAGAATTACGATAACCCACATTAGCATTAGTTTCCTCAATAGTAGTGCCATTTATCTTCGCATCACTAATTTCCACATTACCTGTTGCCGTAGGATTTTGTAAATTACCACTAATAACGATATTTCCATTGGCAATCCCTTCCAACTCAAAATTACTGGGTAAATTAGCCACATTTGCCAAATTTTGAATCGGTAAATCCGTTACCATCACCTGACCAGAAAAACGCTCTTGGCTAAAGGTACCCGATAAAGATATGATAGTGTCGTCATCTTGGAAACTAACAGGCAAAAGAGTTAATAAACCATCTCGAAAATTCCCCCTCGCTTGAACAGTATCTGCTTGATATTTACCCCAATTCCAATCATTACCCCGAAAATCAAATCTCCCATTAATACCATTCCTCAACGAAGCGACGATATTTACCCTACCCGTTAATTTTCCTTGTAAATCTTCCAAGGGAGGAATATTCGCCTCTTGTCTTTCTGTCTGCGCTTGTTGGGTGGCAGAATTTATTTGTTGCCATTGTAATAGAGTTTGCTGTAAAGATAAACCATCATTACTAATACTAAATAAAGGTTTCTTTTCTTCCTCCGCCGTAGTTTCTTGGGCGATGATTAGGTTATTGGTATTTACTTCCCCTTCCACTAAAGAATTTTCTGTCAAAGTTTTGCGTAAAGCATAGATATTTTTTCCATCCTCTACCATGGCAGTTTCACTTACGACAGATGAAATATTCTCCCCATGAATTGCTAAATCATCAGCTAATAAATACTTACTGCTAGTTTTTACATCTTCCTCACCTCGGGGAAAACTGATAGGAGTTTGAGAATTTCTAGTTAATACTCGACTGTAACCATTTCCCTTACCATTACTTTCTGGAGAAAGAGGAAGCCTCGCTAAGGAAGGATTTACCTTGATAGATAAACAACTAATATCATCCTCCGTGGTATATAAATCTTTTGCACCACAATATTCTCTTGGTTGAATACCATCAAATAAATCCTCCACCTCAAAAATACCCACGCTGGTTAATAAATTTTGAATATCTCCCTCCCTCAAAGATATTTCTGCTTCCAATTGAGGATTTTCGTCGAAGGGTAATATCTGCGCTGAAAAATCATACTCATTCTGTAAATGGTTTAATTTACCATCTTCGACAATAATTTTCCCATCCAGACTCGATAGTTTTGCCGTCAATACATCCCCTCGAAATTGATTTACTTGAGGATGATTAATCACTAATTCCGAAGAATTGATGTCATAACTGTTAAGGTTAAATGCCAGTTGCCCAGAAATATTACCACCTACTGATTCAATTTCGGAAGGGAAGGTATTTAATAGGGGTTGAGTGAGGGTAGCTAGGGAAAAGTTAGTAAAATTAACATCAAGAATATCTCTTTGATTGGTGACGGCTGTTAAACTACCTTCTTTTACCCTGACATCAATTTCTCTAGGTTGAAAGTCGCTATCGATATTAAGAGCAAATCTATCGTTATTCCCTGTGGTATCTCTCAAATCGAATTGGATACCGTTAGTGGTGTTAGCTTGTAAATTTCCCGCTAGGGGATTAAAAGATAAGTTAGCAATTTCTAAGTTTACTACTTGAAGATTACCTGCTATTTGGGGGTTATCAAGATTACCTTGTAATTTTCCTCGAAAGTCAAATTTACCCCCATAACCCACTAAGGCTAATTCATTGGGTAAAGCGAGGTTTTGAATATCAAAGTTAGAGGCAACTAAGTTTAAGTCAAGGTTACTTACTCTCTGATTTTGGGTGTCATAGTTGATAATACCGTTGGCGGAAATATCTCCTGTGGTGGCTTGGGAGAGGAGTATCTTTTCTCCATCCCAACGGAAGGCGGTTTTTAGGGGTTGTTGAATTAAGCTGATACCCTGATTAAAGTCAAGATTAGCTGCGATCGCAACGGCACCTAAAGTTATATTATTCGTGTTACCCTGAATGGATAATCTTCCCCTTGTGTCTCCTCTCAATTCTTGCTGAAATTCACTGATATTAAAACTATTAGTGGCAAGGATAGTATTAAAATTATTATCCTCATCGAGGAAAAGACTTTCTACCGTGACAACTCCTTGGGGTAAAAATATCTCTCCCCTCGCTTGGATTGCTTGATTGTCATTAATACTACCTTGAATATCTAGGGCGCTGTTGATTCTACCTCTATTGATGGGGGTATTGCTAGTAAAGTTTAATTGACTGAGGTTGAGGCTATCAGCCACCAGTCGGGTTTGCCATCTACCTTGATTGAGTTGGGTATTGTTAAGGTTAACCATACCTTGGGCGAGGGGAAAGTTAAGATTTCCTTGTAAGGCGATGGTATCAAGAGTTATATTTTGACTATTTCCCAATAATTGTAAATTTCCTTGTAGGGTAGAATTTTCGCAACCCACTGCTTGACAGTCTATGAGGCGAATTTGACTGAGGGGAATATTCGTTAATGCTATGTCGGCTTGGTAGTTTTCTCGGTTATAGAGAATATTTGATAGGGTGGCTTCTCCTTCACCGATGCCAATGTTGATGATACCTGTTATCTGACTATTTTCTATCTCTTGGGCAATGCCTGATATTTGATACTCTCCGTTAAGGATGCCGAGGGGAGGTAGGTTTTCGCTTATCTCAATATCATAGAGGGTGGCTAGTGTTTCGGCGTTGATGTTTTCGGTGTTAACATTTACTTGGTAAGAGGATTGATTTTCTTGGCGAAAGTCAACTAATCCGTTGCCGTTAATTTCTCCGCCGATGGTGGGGGTAAAGGAAAATTCGTCGATGGAAACTCCACGGTTAAGAATTGTAACTTTTCCTTGACTATTCGCCAATAATAGTCTATCGAACTGGATATTTTCGGTGGCACTAATATGTGCGGTGAGAATGGGTTGGGTGAGTAACCCTTGAATGTCAATATCACCGATGACTTTTCCTCTGGTTTCTACGGGAATCTCTGGCAAGTTTAAAGAGGCGATCGCCCTTTGTACTTCTACAGGTTTTGTTTTAATATTAATATTGAGGCTGGAAAAATCATCTTCAAGACGACCAAAAACATCCCCATTAATATCTCCTAAATTAGTATTAACCCCCCCAAAGGTAAGGTTATTATTCACAAAATTGATTTCCCCATGGGAATCGGTAAGGGGTTGAGGCACATTAGGAATAGTTAGATTAATTCCTGCTACGTCGATGTTACCATCGATATTGACAAAGTCTCCCCCTTCAAATTCAAGATTAACATTCCCCGTTACCCTACCACTATCGACATCAATGGGTAGAGGGGTAAAATAAGTTATATCATCAGTCAATAAATTATTGCCCCTAATATCCAATAACCAATCATTTCTATCTAGGGGAGTAACTGCCGTCAAAGAGATATTACCCCCCGACATCACATCCCCCTCCGTGATAAAAGTTAAATTATCCTCCCCAATGAGAATACTACCTTGATTAACTCTAATATTCAGAGGCGACAAATCACTTAATTGTGATTTCATCGTTAATGAGCCATTTTTCACCCTCACCTCATCCACATCAAAAGAAATAAAATTATCCCTTCTAGGTAAAGGATTTAACTGTAGATTTAGCCAACGGGCATCCTCTGATTTTTCTAAATATACAAAAGGATTAATAATTGTCACCTCAACATTGGCACTTCTTTCCCACCAAAGTAAAGATTTTAAACTGACTTCCACCGCCTCAGCAATGACATAATCCTTTTCAGTGTCAGTGGTAGGAATTTTACTTTCTCCTACCCTAATACCATTGAGAGAGACTGATTCTATATCACCTAATTCTACTGGTCTTCCTAAATAATTGCCAACAGGTTCCTCTATTAAAGGAATTAATCTTTGGGTGAAAAAATACCAACCATAACTCAACCCACCCCCTACCGATAGTAATGTGCCATACAAGAATAATTTAAGATAAAATCCTCGAGGAGATTGTATGTTAGTTGCAGGGGAATTAGAGTCATTATCCAAGTTTTCATCGTAGCCACTATCAGAATTCGGAGTCTTATCAGGAAAATCAGTCATAATTAGCTACCAAGACAATAGGGCAAAAGGGGCATAATCCTATTTTAGTCAGAAAAGCAAAAAACCCTTACGGAAAAAACAAAAAAACTACCCTAAAAGACTACCATTATAATCAACTTTCATTCAATATTTTTTTAGTCAAGCACTCCTCATCAAAAATAATTTTAGACAAAATAAAAAAAATGAGAAAAACCCTTGTCAACTCTAAAAATATTCGTTATATTATATAAGTGTCAAATCCACGCCAGGATAGCTCAGTTGGTAGAGCAGAGGACTGAAAATCCTCGTGTCGGCGGTTCAATTCCGCCTCCCGGCATTCAGAGAAACTCTATACCAGAGGTCACTAAGTCCTAAGACCACGGTGAGCAAAATTTGCTGAAACCACTACAAAATCAGGAAATTAGATGTTTTTGATAACTTCAATTCCTACACGAAGAATCAAGATTCTACCGTTGACAAAATTAGAATTGATGACATGGTAACTTTGGTGTTGCAGATTTTAGGTATCAAAAAGATTTAAAAAGGAATCGATACATCTTTAAACTCTCCCTTTTTTTAATCCGTTATGCTAGGGGAAAACTCCCCCATCTTTTTCACGATGAATCAAAACATAGAGGTTAGTATCGCTGATATTTTGGCTCGTTTGGAGTCCAAGATGGATAAGTTAGATGGCAAAATTGATAATTTATCTAACGAATTTAATCAGGTAAAGGTAGATGTTGCCAAGGTTGATGAAAAAATAACGGGAATTGATAAAAGGTTATCTAATCTTGAGTTTATTGCCCGTACCGTAGGCGGTGGTATCATCATCGCTCTACTTTTAGCCTTGACCCGTTTCCTTTTCCCCAGTGTGACCCTTTAACTTTTTTACTACTACATGATCAAGCTAGGTTAACCCCTAGCTTTTTGAATGCCATAATTAAATATCACATGAAACAACTGACATGAGCATAAATATTATTTTCGCTCTACCGTGATCAACGCCTAATGGCGATCTGAGGTTTAACAGTCTCGGTATCGCTGGTTAATTCGGTTGTCGTTATCACGTGATCAACGCCTAATGGCGATCTGAGGTTTAACAGGAGAGATGGTGGGCAATCAATCAAGATAAAATCGTAGTGTGATCAACGCCTAATGGCGATCTGAGGTTTAACAGGAAGATGGGGTAGTGAGTTCATCACCAAACAGTGGTGATCAACGCCTAATGGCGATCTGAGGTTTAACAGAATCTTACGAACGGCGGTGTCAGGGCTTAAATGATAGAAGTGATCAACGCCTAATGGCGATCTGAGGTTTAACAGGCTAATTCCTTCTCTTTACGTCTTCTAATTTCCAAAGGTGATCAACGCCTAATGGCGATCTGAGGTTTAACAGGTCCATTAAACCCATCCCAGTTCTCTTGGGGGGGGATAATGTGATCAACGCCTAATGGCGATCTGAGGTTTAACAGAGCGACTTCTGAAACCTTTACACAGCAATAGTTGATATTTAACTTTTCAAGGTACTTCAGAATTTTCAGTACTCTTACTAAGATTAACAAACTTTTGGCAAAATTTAAAAGACCAGAAACAATACTTAACAAGACATTCAGAGATTTTCAAGCACCTGTCAAGTCAAACAAAATCCCGAAACCTATATAAAGAGTCAAAGAGAGTTGATGTTTAAGTAAGTCCAATGGAGATCAACTGAGATGCTTGTTTTCATAAGATTTTGAATTTATTTTCATCCAATAACCATGTGTTTGGTCGATTATATTTGGGAATGTCTCGCACACATTGATGAGAAAGACGAATCAAAATTAAATCATCATCCTTTGATAAAACCTTTTCTAACTGCCATCGTAACTTTTCCCTCATGCGTTGAGAAAGCCAACAGCGAAACATGGAATATTGGACTCTTTCCCCATAACCTTCCAATAACTTATAAGCCTTACGCCATCTTTTTTGACAGCGAATATCATAACAAACTAGATACCAATTTTTTGCTTCCGCCATAATCCTACCTCAACACTAAATGACCAAATAAACCCGACTCTCCACACCATTCCTTCTCCAATAGCCTTACCTCCAACTCCAATAAACGGCGATAAGTAAGGGAATAACCAGTAATAGGATGTTTCCAAGTTTCTGTTTTCCGTTTTTCATACAAAGCAATAAACTTTTTTCTGCCCACATCACTCAACCATACCTGTTTTCCTCGAATATCAAAATCTTCGGTAATATCCCACTGCAAACGATTAACAGAAGCCAAAACCACCATATCTACCAATGGCACTCGGAAAATTTCCATCAAGTCTAGGGCTAAAGGAGAGGCTTGAGTTCTCGGTTGATGATAAAATCCGAAGGCAGGTTCTAAACCA
The sequence above is a segment of the Cyanobacterium stanieri PCC 7202 genome. Coding sequences within it:
- a CDS encoding hypothetical protein (KEGG: syp:SYNPCC7002_A1716 hypothetical protein~SPTR: Putative uncharacterized protein), encoding MLTHENKPVKIVAIEEVNPQEKRFQEQRMKDLLVLIENLALKEEATIKLIIECLYDVGMINLVNKKVKQPSANKIVKRLIGLPKPIAKIVAWRWVKKNVPTKLANWLSRKVS
- a CDS encoding protein of unknown function DUF490 (PFAM: Family of unknown function (DUF490)~InterPro IPR007452~KEGG: cyc:PCC7424_2994 protein of unknown function DUF490~PFAM: protein of unknown function DUF490~SPTR: Putative uncharacterized protein); translation: MTDFPDKTPNSDSGYDENLDNDSNSPATNIQSPRGFYLKLFLYGTLLSVGGGLSYGWYFFTQRLIPLIEEPVGNYLGRPVELGDIESVSLNGIRVGESKIPTTDTEKDYVIAEAVEVSLKSLLWWERSANVEVTIINPFVYLEKSEDARWLNLQLNPLPRRDNFISFDVDEVRVKNGSLTMKSQLSDLSPLNIRVNQGSILIGEDNLTFITEGDVMSGGNISLTAVTPLDRNDWLLDIRGNNLLTDDITYFTPLPIDVDSGRVTGNVNLEFEGGDFVNIDGNIDVAGINLTIPNVPQPLTDSHGEINFVNNNLTFGGVNTNLGDINGDVFGRLEDDFSSLNINIKTKPVEVQRAIASLNLPEIPVETRGKVIGDIDIQGLLTQPILTAHISATENIQFDRLLLANSQGKVTILNRGVSIDEFSFTPTIGGEINGNGLVDFRQENQSSYQVNVNTENINAETLATLYDIEISENLPPLGILNGEYQISGIAQEIENSQITGIINIGIGEGEATLSNILYNRENYQADIALTNIPLSQIRLIDCQAVGCENSTLQGNLQLLGNSQNITLDTIALQGNLNFPLAQGMVNLNNTQLNQGRWQTRLVADSLNLSQLNFTSNTPINRGRINSALDIQGSINDNQAIQARGEIFLPQGVVTVESLFLDEDNNFNTILATNSFNISEFQQELRGDTRGRLSIQGNTNNITLGAVAIAANLDFNQGISLIQQPLKTAFRWDGEKILLSQATTGDISANGIINYDTQNQRVSNLDLNLVASNFDIQNLALPNELALVGYGGKFDFRGKLQGNLDNPQIAGNLQVVNLEIANLSFNPLAGNLQANTTNGIQFDLRDTTGNNDRFALNIDSDFQPREIDVRVKEGSLTAVTNQRDILDVNFTNFSLATLTQPLLNTFPSEIESVGGNISGQLAFNLNSYDINSSELVINHPQVNQFRGDVLTAKLSSLDGKIIVEDGKLNHLQNEYDFSAQILPFDENPQLEAEISLREGDIQNLLTSVGIFEVEDLFDGIQPREYCGAKDLYTTEDDISCLSIKVNPSLARLPLSPESNGKGNGYSRVLTRNSQTPISFPRGEEDVKTSSKYLLADDLAIHGENISSVVSETAMVEDGKNIYALRKTLTENSLVEGEVNTNNLIIAQETTAEEEKKPLFSISNDGLSLQQTLLQWQQINSATQQAQTERQEANIPPLEDLQGKLTGRVNIVASLRNGINGRFDFRGNDWNWGKYQADTVQARGNFRDGLLTLLPVSFQDDDTIISLSGTFSQERFSGQVMVTDLPIQNLANVANLPSNFELEGIANGNIVISGNLQNPTATGNVEISDAKINGTTIEETNANVGYRNSRIDFLATSNLTGEEESARLLGSFPFRFLPQSDDASRDDFRLSLNIEESGFGLLRVISNNQFNLVRGSGGVDLDIQGRYNQSENRIVDFIADGLATISDGEMEVAFIPDTPITNINGDILFDFDQITIPSLTGNFSEGEITVTGGLPLFIRDSQGDMLTASIDNLALSLPNLYEGSGRGNIEIGGSAIAPMIGGNITLFDGDVFLSAGPNGNGYGIDAGNNPLIGNTTINNLDLIFSDNITITQAPVLNLNARGSLSLNGDINNLQPDGVINLTGGSVNLFTSRLRLNRNYNNTARFTPENGFNAFLDMQLETSVTEANRYQLPDNTAANEIRDISGVNTINTLETIRVRANINGFASNINESLELTSIPARGETEIIALLGGGFFNNIADGDTGLALANIAGAALFGSFQNQFDEILDRAEFRLFPTPIIDSETRTSSLGLGAELGFNVRENLSLSILTLLTGEQPTRYNIRYRLNDRTVIRGSTDFDNDTRSAIEYQFRF
- a CDS encoding hypothetical protein (KEGG: mar:MAE_61340 hypothetical protein~SPTR: Putative uncharacterized protein), with translation MLGENSPIFFTMNQNIEVSIADILARLESKMDKLDGKIDNLSNEFNQVKVDVAKVDEKITGIDKRLSNLEFIARTVGGGIIIALLLALTRFLFPSVTL
- a CDS encoding CRISPR-associated protein, Cas2 family (PFAM: CRISPR associated protein Cas2~TIGRFAM: CRISPR-associated endoribonuclease Cas2~InterPro IPR021127~KEGG: cyt:cce_1199 hypothetical protein~SPTR: DUF196-containing protein;~TIGRFAM: CRISPR-associated protein Cas2), whose amino-acid sequence is MAEAKNWYLVCYDIRCQKRWRKAYKLLEGYGERVQYSMFRCWLSQRMREKLRWQLEKVLSKDDDLILIRLSHQCVRDIPKYNRPNTWLLDENKFKIL